A window from Vigna angularis cultivar LongXiaoDou No.4 chromosome 7, ASM1680809v1, whole genome shotgun sequence encodes these proteins:
- the LOC108338342 gene encoding serine/threonine-protein kinase TOUSLED isoform X2, which produces MSDDMLIHFSSNSSNQSDHSLPTKIAKLEARMVGKGSSTSSQQPGWSSVSVPSAGKFVRAVENSAEASTSSDSDDDNGGAFLIQANTSKRQKLQEDGNTSVFESVEVVTDGRQTSLDAVETKMHIEMNRKKHGRGRGSSGSGRGRGSRVNDQTKTLISSPTALTSNGQIDNVYHKDEVASLQAKIVALEEELRKSKQEAVDYQNLTQQLEKEMKEMTDHEQQMKPKRMKVISDLLISVSKAERQEARLKVRQDSLRLGNVGVIRAGTVISETWEDGQALKDLNAQLKQLVETKEAIERQRKLFKKKQSDKGDGTDAEVGLPEDILIHDEIYKCRLASLKREEEIVLRERDRYEIEKGRLIREMKRIRDEDGSRFNNFQILNHRYALLNLLGKGGFSEVYKAFDLVDHRYVACKLHGLNAQWSEEKKQSYIRHAIREYNIHKTLVHRHIVRLWDIFEIDQNTFCTVLEYCSGKDLDAVLKATPILSEREAKVIIVQIFQGLIYMNKRTQKIIHYDLKPGNVLFDELGVAKVTDFGLSKIVEDDVGSQGMELTSQGAGTYWYLPPECFELSKTPLISSKVDVWSAGILYYQMLFGRRPFGHHQTQERILREDTIIKARKVDFPSKPTISNEAKDFIRRCLTYNQAERPDVLTIAQDPYLTFSKK; this is translated from the exons ATGTCAGATGACATGCTCATTCATTTCTCGTCCAACTCTTCAAACCAATCCGATCATTCTCTGCCTACAAAGATTGCAAAGTTGGAAGCTCGTATGGTTGGTAAGGGTTCCTCAACCTCTTCTCAGCAACCAGGTTGGTCCTCTGTGTCTGTTCCTTCGGCTGGGAAATTTGTTCGAGCTGTTGAAAATTCGGCTGAAGCATCCACTTCAAGTGATTCTGATGATGAT AATGGTGGGGCATTCTTGATACAAGCCAACACATCGAAGCGACAAAAACTTCAAGAAGATGGCAACACTAGTGTTTTTGAAAGCGTTGAG GTTGTTACTGATGGAAGGCAAACTAGTTTGGATGCCGTGGAGACAAAAATGCACATTGAAATGAATAGAAAGAAACATGGTCGTGGAAGAGGGAGTTCTGGTTCGGGTAGAGGCCGGGGTTCCAGAGTTAATGATCAGACCAAAACACTAATTTCTTCTCCAACTGCTTTGACTTCAAATGGTCAGATCGACAATGTATACCATAAA GACGAGGTTGCATCTTTGCAAGCTAAAATTGTTGCTTTGGAGGAGGAATTGCGGAAATCAAAGCAAGAAGCAGTCGATTATCAGAATCTTACTCAGCAACTAGAAAAG GAAATGAAGGAGATGACTGATCATGAACAACAAATGAAGCCTAAG AGGATGAAAGTAATATCTGACTTGCTGATATCCGTTTCAAAAGCCGAAAGACAAGAAGCAAGACTAAAAGTACGACAAGACTCATTGAGACTTGGAAATGTTGGTGTAATCAG AGCTGGAACTGTCATATCTGAAACCTGGGAAGATGGTCAAGCTTTAAAGGATCTGAATGCCCAGCTT AAACAACTAGTAGAAACCAAGGAGGCAATAGAACGACAGCGCAAATTGTTTAAGAAAAAGCAATCTG ATAAGGGTGATGGGACAGATGCAGAGGTTGGATTGCCAGAAGATATTCTAATTCACGATGAAATTTACAAGTGTCGATTAGCTAGTCTTAAAAGA GAAGAGGAGATTGTTTTACGAGAGAGGGATCGGTATGAAATAGAGAAGGGGAGGTTAATTCGTGAGATGAAACGCATACGGGATGAAGATGGTTCACGGTTTAACAACTTTCAGATTCTAAATCATCGTTATGCTCTTCTTAACCTTCTTGGGAAGGGAGGATTCAGTGAGGTGTACAAG GCTTTCGATTTGGTGGACCATAGATATGTTGCTTGCAAACTTCATGGTTTAAATGCTCAATGGAGTGAAGAGAAGAAGCAGAGCTACATACGACATGCAATTCGGGAGTATAATATTCACAAGACTCTTGTACATCGTCACATTGTTCGTTTATGGGACATCTTTGAGATTGATCAGAACACGTTCTGCACTGTTCTAGAGTATTGTAGtg GGAAAGATCTTGATGCTGTTCTTAAAGCAACGCCTATATTATCTGAGAGGGAGGCTAAGGTCATCATAGTTCAGATTTTTCAAGGTcttatttatatgaataaaagaaCACAGAAAATTATCCATTATGATTTGAAGCCTGGAAATGTTCTGTTTGATGAACTTGGTGTTGCCAAAGTGACTGATTTTGGTCTTAGTAAGATAGTGGAGGATGATGTTGGATCCCAAGGTATGGAACTTACGTCCCAGGGAGCTGGAACATATTG GTATTTGCCTCCTGAATGCTTTGAGCTCAGCAAGACACCTCTTATATCATCAAAG GTTGATGTCTGGTCTGCTGGTATTTTGTATTATCAAATGCTCTTTGGCCGACGACCTTTCGGGCATCACCAAACCCAAGAGAGAATACTTCGTGAGGACACAATTATTAAGGCTCGGAAGGTTGACTTTCCTTCTAAACCTACCATTTCTAACGAGGCAAAG GATTTTATCCGAAGGTGTCTAACATATAACCAGGCTGAGAGACCAGATGTGTTAACCATTGCTCAAGACCCATATCTCACTTTCTCAAAGAAGTAA
- the LOC108338342 gene encoding serine/threonine-protein kinase TOUSLED isoform X1: MSDDMLIHFSSNSSNQSDHSLPTKIAKLEARMVGKGSSTSSQQPGWSSVSVPSAGKFVRAVENSAEASTSSDSDDDNGGAFLIQANTSKRQKLQEDGNTSVFESVEVVTDGRQTSLDAVETKMHIEMNRKKHGRGRGSSGSGRGRGSRVNDQTKTLISSPTALTSNGQIDNVYHKGGKPSDQFHSDNCISLEDEVASLQAKIVALEEELRKSKQEAVDYQNLTQQLEKEMKEMTDHEQQMKPKRMKVISDLLISVSKAERQEARLKVRQDSLRLGNVGVIRAGTVISETWEDGQALKDLNAQLKQLVETKEAIERQRKLFKKKQSDKGDGTDAEVGLPEDILIHDEIYKCRLASLKREEEIVLRERDRYEIEKGRLIREMKRIRDEDGSRFNNFQILNHRYALLNLLGKGGFSEVYKAFDLVDHRYVACKLHGLNAQWSEEKKQSYIRHAIREYNIHKTLVHRHIVRLWDIFEIDQNTFCTVLEYCSGKDLDAVLKATPILSEREAKVIIVQIFQGLIYMNKRTQKIIHYDLKPGNVLFDELGVAKVTDFGLSKIVEDDVGSQGMELTSQGAGTYWYLPPECFELSKTPLISSKVDVWSAGILYYQMLFGRRPFGHHQTQERILREDTIIKARKVDFPSKPTISNEAKDFIRRCLTYNQAERPDVLTIAQDPYLTFSKK, translated from the exons ATGTCAGATGACATGCTCATTCATTTCTCGTCCAACTCTTCAAACCAATCCGATCATTCTCTGCCTACAAAGATTGCAAAGTTGGAAGCTCGTATGGTTGGTAAGGGTTCCTCAACCTCTTCTCAGCAACCAGGTTGGTCCTCTGTGTCTGTTCCTTCGGCTGGGAAATTTGTTCGAGCTGTTGAAAATTCGGCTGAAGCATCCACTTCAAGTGATTCTGATGATGAT AATGGTGGGGCATTCTTGATACAAGCCAACACATCGAAGCGACAAAAACTTCAAGAAGATGGCAACACTAGTGTTTTTGAAAGCGTTGAG GTTGTTACTGATGGAAGGCAAACTAGTTTGGATGCCGTGGAGACAAAAATGCACATTGAAATGAATAGAAAGAAACATGGTCGTGGAAGAGGGAGTTCTGGTTCGGGTAGAGGCCGGGGTTCCAGAGTTAATGATCAGACCAAAACACTAATTTCTTCTCCAACTGCTTTGACTTCAAATGGTCAGATCGACAATGTATACCATAAA GGTGGCAAACCCAGTGATCAGTTTCATAGTGATAATTGTATTTCATTAGAG GACGAGGTTGCATCTTTGCAAGCTAAAATTGTTGCTTTGGAGGAGGAATTGCGGAAATCAAAGCAAGAAGCAGTCGATTATCAGAATCTTACTCAGCAACTAGAAAAG GAAATGAAGGAGATGACTGATCATGAACAACAAATGAAGCCTAAG AGGATGAAAGTAATATCTGACTTGCTGATATCCGTTTCAAAAGCCGAAAGACAAGAAGCAAGACTAAAAGTACGACAAGACTCATTGAGACTTGGAAATGTTGGTGTAATCAG AGCTGGAACTGTCATATCTGAAACCTGGGAAGATGGTCAAGCTTTAAAGGATCTGAATGCCCAGCTT AAACAACTAGTAGAAACCAAGGAGGCAATAGAACGACAGCGCAAATTGTTTAAGAAAAAGCAATCTG ATAAGGGTGATGGGACAGATGCAGAGGTTGGATTGCCAGAAGATATTCTAATTCACGATGAAATTTACAAGTGTCGATTAGCTAGTCTTAAAAGA GAAGAGGAGATTGTTTTACGAGAGAGGGATCGGTATGAAATAGAGAAGGGGAGGTTAATTCGTGAGATGAAACGCATACGGGATGAAGATGGTTCACGGTTTAACAACTTTCAGATTCTAAATCATCGTTATGCTCTTCTTAACCTTCTTGGGAAGGGAGGATTCAGTGAGGTGTACAAG GCTTTCGATTTGGTGGACCATAGATATGTTGCTTGCAAACTTCATGGTTTAAATGCTCAATGGAGTGAAGAGAAGAAGCAGAGCTACATACGACATGCAATTCGGGAGTATAATATTCACAAGACTCTTGTACATCGTCACATTGTTCGTTTATGGGACATCTTTGAGATTGATCAGAACACGTTCTGCACTGTTCTAGAGTATTGTAGtg GGAAAGATCTTGATGCTGTTCTTAAAGCAACGCCTATATTATCTGAGAGGGAGGCTAAGGTCATCATAGTTCAGATTTTTCAAGGTcttatttatatgaataaaagaaCACAGAAAATTATCCATTATGATTTGAAGCCTGGAAATGTTCTGTTTGATGAACTTGGTGTTGCCAAAGTGACTGATTTTGGTCTTAGTAAGATAGTGGAGGATGATGTTGGATCCCAAGGTATGGAACTTACGTCCCAGGGAGCTGGAACATATTG GTATTTGCCTCCTGAATGCTTTGAGCTCAGCAAGACACCTCTTATATCATCAAAG GTTGATGTCTGGTCTGCTGGTATTTTGTATTATCAAATGCTCTTTGGCCGACGACCTTTCGGGCATCACCAAACCCAAGAGAGAATACTTCGTGAGGACACAATTATTAAGGCTCGGAAGGTTGACTTTCCTTCTAAACCTACCATTTCTAACGAGGCAAAG GATTTTATCCGAAGGTGTCTAACATATAACCAGGCTGAGAGACCAGATGTGTTAACCATTGCTCAAGACCCATATCTCACTTTCTCAAAGAAGTAA